The proteins below are encoded in one region of Bacteroidia bacterium:
- a CDS encoding thiamine pyrophosphate-binding protein produces MNGGEIIAQVLRKQGVQYLFTLSGGHISPIFVEAQRQGIRIIDVRHEANAVFAADAISRLTGVPGVAAVTAGPGLTNSITAIKNAYLAQSPLILFGGATATLLRGRGALQDIDQVAMMKPNVKAAISVKKVRHLASAVENAFRIAQEGVPGPVFVECPVDLLYPESLVREWYGAKSNEVPPKNLQERILRWYINRHANNLFSGKDSITINDGVVPASFPSHSSSTLSTILSKIRSASKPLLLVGSGAMMNPQKANQLAEAVKKLGIPVYLSGMARGLLGKENPLQMRHKRKEAIKESDLIILAGVSNDFRLDYGNHIGHRPFISINRSREDLYKNKRPTVAALADPQELIIDLAKQFSGKYETWLSILAKRDQEREKAIDNQANESVNGINPIKLFRQLEPMLGENAILVADGGDFVATSAYTLKPSAPLSWLDPGVFGTLGVGAGFAIAAKLVFPQKDVWIIYGDGSAGFSLMEYDTCVRHNLPIISLIGNDACWSQIARDQIEILGSDCAVRLAYSDYDLIAKSFGADGIKIETLSEFSDAVSQAQLKSRQGTPFVINAIIGKTEFRKGSISM; encoded by the coding sequence ATGAATGGAGGCGAGATTATTGCGCAAGTACTAAGAAAGCAAGGAGTACAATACTTATTTACGTTATCTGGTGGGCATATATCTCCGATATTTGTTGAGGCACAGAGGCAAGGGATTCGTATCATTGACGTGCGCCATGAGGCAAATGCTGTTTTTGCGGCAGATGCTATTTCTCGACTGACAGGTGTTCCCGGCGTAGCAGCCGTAACGGCCGGCCCCGGATTAACCAATAGCATTACAGCCATAAAAAATGCTTATTTAGCACAATCGCCTTTGATATTATTTGGAGGAGCTACTGCCACATTACTTCGTGGGAGAGGGGCACTGCAGGATATTGACCAAGTAGCTATGATGAAGCCCAATGTTAAAGCAGCAATTTCAGTGAAGAAAGTCAGACACTTAGCTTCTGCCGTTGAAAACGCCTTTCGGATAGCTCAAGAAGGAGTTCCCGGCCCGGTCTTTGTGGAGTGCCCCGTAGATTTACTTTACCCAGAAAGCTTAGTACGCGAATGGTATGGCGCAAAAAGCAATGAAGTTCCCCCCAAAAACCTACAAGAAAGAATACTGAGATGGTATATTAATCGGCACGCCAATAATTTATTCAGCGGAAAAGATTCCATAACAATAAATGACGGAGTAGTGCCAGCATCTTTTCCGTCCCACAGTAGTTCAACACTGAGTACGATACTATCCAAAATTCGTTCTGCTTCCAAGCCCTTACTTTTGGTAGGAAGCGGAGCTATGATGAACCCGCAGAAAGCCAATCAGTTAGCAGAAGCCGTCAAAAAATTAGGAATACCTGTGTATCTAAGCGGTATGGCACGTGGACTTTTAGGCAAAGAAAATCCTTTGCAAATGCGCCACAAAAGAAAAGAAGCCATAAAAGAATCCGATTTGATTATATTGGCAGGTGTCTCAAACGACTTTCGCTTAGATTATGGAAATCATATTGGCCACCGCCCGTTTATCTCAATCAATCGTAGTCGAGAGGATTTATACAAAAACAAGCGTCCTACGGTTGCAGCGTTGGCAGACCCTCAAGAGTTGATCATTGACTTAGCGAAGCAGTTTTCGGGAAAATATGAAACATGGTTGAGCATTTTAGCCAAAAGGGATCAAGAGAGAGAAAAAGCTATTGATAATCAGGCTAATGAATCTGTTAATGGGATTAACCCGATTAAGCTTTTTCGGCAATTAGAGCCTATGCTTGGAGAAAATGCTATTTTGGTTGCTGACGGAGGAGACTTTGTGGCAACGTCTGCTTATACTTTAAAGCCATCTGCGCCACTTTCTTGGCTGGATCCGGGTGTTTTTGGCACACTTGGCGTGGGAGCCGGTTTCGCTATTGCCGCAAAATTGGTCTTTCCCCAAAAAGATGTTTGGATTATCTATGGAGACGGCAGCGCAGGGTTTAGCCTCATGGAATACGATACCTGCGTAAGGCATAATCTGCCCATAATATCGCTCATCGGCAATGATGCCTGCTGGTCCCAAATAGCCAGAGACCAAATAGAGATTCTGGGAAGCGACTGCGCAGTTCGTTTAGCTTATTCAGATTATGATTTAATAGCCAAATCTTTTGGGGCAGACGGGATAAAAATAGAAACACTTTCGGAGTTTTCGGACGCTGTTTCACAAGCACAGCTAAAATCCAGACAAGGTACACCCTTCGTTATCAACGCAATAATCGGAAAAACAGAGTTTAGAAAAGGCTCAATCTCAATGTAG